A single Streptomyces sp. 2114.4 DNA region contains:
- a CDS encoding SsgA family sporulation/cell division regulator, which produces MVSTAKRTLEMQLLLGPDEAVPVAGRFSYRSDRPYEVEVAFISRGQKVATWLFARDLLLAGLYDEAGEGDVRVWPFRRPGASRRVHIELSTDDSVCELSVRAVELTAWLEQTTAIVPPGHEDRYLDMDTHLARLFAGKC; this is translated from the coding sequence GTGGTGTCGACAGCCAAGCGCACCCTTGAGATGCAGCTCCTCCTCGGGCCGGACGAAGCGGTTCCGGTGGCCGGCCGGTTCAGCTATCGCAGCGACCGCCCGTACGAGGTCGAGGTCGCGTTCATCAGCCGTGGCCAGAAGGTGGCCACCTGGCTGTTCGCCCGTGATCTGCTGCTGGCGGGGCTGTACGACGAAGCAGGTGAGGGGGACGTACGGGTGTGGCCCTTCCGCCGACCGGGCGCATCACGTCGGGTACACATCGAGCTCTCCACCGATGACAGCGTGTGTGAGCTGTCGGTGCGTGCGGTCGAGCTGACCGCCTGGCTGGAGCAGACCACGGCGATCGTCCCGCCCGGCCATGAGGACCGCTATCTCGACATGGACACTCACCTGGCCCGGCTGTTCGCCGGGAAGTGCTGA